From the genome of Lawsonella clevelandensis, one region includes:
- the pyrH gene encoding UMP kinase, with translation MSEDNSSRSQYKRVLLKLGGEMFGGGAVGVDPDVVDSVAAQIAEIVEAGTEVAVVIGGGNFFRGRELSKRGMDRSRSDYMGMLGTVMNCLALQDFLEQRGITTRVQTAITMAQVAEPYLPLRAIRHLEKGRVVIFGAGMGMPYFSTDTTAAQRALEVGADVLLMAKAVDGVYTADPRTNPAATMFDQITARECIDRGLQVADATAFSLCMENKMPILVFNLLKKGNIARAVNGDDIGTLVVPE, from the coding sequence ATGTCGGAGGACAACTCCTCACGGTCACAATACAAGCGCGTCCTGCTGAAACTTGGTGGCGAAATGTTTGGTGGAGGTGCAGTCGGCGTCGACCCCGATGTCGTCGACTCAGTTGCCGCTCAGATCGCCGAAATCGTTGAAGCAGGTACCGAAGTGGCCGTAGTTATCGGTGGCGGTAACTTCTTCCGCGGTCGCGAACTCTCGAAGCGTGGTATGGATCGTTCTCGTTCCGACTACATGGGCATGCTGGGCACCGTCATGAATTGCCTCGCCCTCCAGGACTTCCTCGAACAACGCGGGATCACGACCCGTGTGCAAACCGCTATCACCATGGCACAGGTTGCAGAGCCTTATCTGCCCCTCCGCGCCATTCGTCACCTGGAAAAAGGCAGGGTCGTGATCTTCGGCGCAGGCATGGGTATGCCCTACTTCTCCACCGACACCACGGCTGCTCAGCGTGCCCTCGAAGTAGGCGCTGATGTGCTGCTCATGGCGAAGGCAGTTGACGGTGTCTATACCGCTGACCCCCGTACTAACCCCGCCGCCACGATGTTCGACCAGATTACTGCCCGCGAGTGCATTGATCGTGGACTACAGGTCGCCGACGCTACGGCATTTTCCCTCTGTATGGAGAACAAGATGCCGATCCTCGTCTTTAATCTGCTGAAAAAGGGAAACATTGCCCGAGCTGTGAACGGTGATGACATCGGCACGCTCGTCGTCCCCGAGTAA
- the dxr gene encoding 1-deoxy-D-xylulose-5-phosphate reductoisomerase, producing MLLLGSTGSIGTQALDIIRANSHLLKVVGLAAGGTTQQSVDLLCDQIVEFGVTEVAVADPAAAQRVQDRTGVTVRAGDTAATDLVASVPAHTVLNGLVGSLGLGPTLAAIGAGETLALANKESLVAGGELVIAAAHTGQIVPVDSEHSAFAQCLRSGRTTEVARLVLTASGGPFHGWTRQQLESVTPEQAGAHPTWNMGPMNTLNSATLINKGLELIEAHLLFGVSYDAITVVVHPQSIVHSMVTFVDGSTIAQASPPSMKIPISLGMMWPDRVPDAAPACDFSSAQEWSFEPLDNGVFPAVELARAAGRAGGTMTAVYNAANEEAAAAFLAGNLTFPAIVDTVADVLSEADQWAATPTCVDDVLATEAWARARAQQKLQEHA from the coding sequence ATTCTCCTGCTTGGCTCTACCGGCTCGATCGGTACCCAAGCCCTCGATATTATCCGTGCCAATTCACACTTGCTGAAGGTTGTCGGCCTGGCAGCAGGTGGCACCACGCAGCAGTCTGTCGACCTTCTCTGCGATCAGATTGTGGAGTTTGGCGTCACCGAAGTCGCAGTAGCCGATCCCGCCGCTGCACAACGTGTCCAGGATCGGACCGGGGTCACTGTTCGGGCGGGGGACACTGCCGCAACCGATCTCGTGGCATCCGTCCCCGCACACACAGTCCTCAATGGACTCGTGGGTTCCTTGGGGCTAGGCCCCACACTTGCTGCCATTGGAGCAGGAGAAACCCTTGCCCTGGCCAATAAAGAGTCCCTGGTAGCCGGTGGAGAATTGGTCATTGCTGCTGCCCATACAGGGCAGATCGTACCCGTCGATTCAGAACACTCCGCCTTTGCACAATGCTTGCGGTCGGGACGGACCACAGAAGTTGCACGACTGGTGCTCACTGCTTCTGGGGGCCCGTTCCATGGGTGGACACGACAACAGTTAGAGTCAGTGACCCCCGAGCAAGCGGGAGCTCATCCCACCTGGAATATGGGGCCGATGAATACGCTCAACTCTGCCACCCTCATCAACAAAGGGTTGGAGCTCATCGAGGCACATCTATTGTTCGGAGTAAGCTACGACGCCATCACCGTCGTCGTTCATCCGCAATCGATCGTCCACTCGATGGTCACGTTCGTCGACGGATCGACCATTGCGCAGGCCTCGCCGCCGTCGATGAAGATCCCTATCTCGTTAGGAATGATGTGGCCTGATCGGGTCCCAGACGCTGCGCCCGCGTGTGATTTCAGCAGTGCGCAAGAGTGGAGTTTTGAACCGCTCGATAACGGCGTCTTCCCTGCAGTCGAGCTGGCTCGTGCAGCAGGACGAGCCGGTGGAACGATGACCGCAGTGTATAACGCCGCAAATGAGGAAGCAGCCGCTGCATTCCTTGCTGGGAACTTAACCTTCCCTGCAATCGTTGATACTGTTGCGGACGTTCTGTCCGAAGCTGACCAGTGGGCGGCAACCCCCACGTGTGTCGACGATGTTCTCGCCACCGAAGCGTGGGCGCGTGCACGTGCCCAGCAGAAGCTCCAGGAGCATGCATGA
- the rlmN gene encoding 23S rRNA (adenine(2503)-C(2))-methyltransferase RlmN: protein MTIPVPLARGPRRGLPPTHFADLTLSEVKNKMRELGMPAFRADQIARHYYGRYEADPLQMTDLPTGVREAVKDALFPQLLSPVRYIEADGGATQKTLWKSPDGTVLESVLMRYSDRATLCISSQAGCAQACPFCATGQLGIQRQLSAAEIVEQVRVAASTMEKGEMEGGPGRLSNVVFMGMGEPLANYKRVLRAIRQITAPIPQGFGISQRHVTVSTVGVAPAIRRLADEDLAVTLAISLHCPDDELRNTLVPANNRWPLADVIDAAKYYADRTGRRISIEYAFIRDVNDQLWRADMLGQLLHRELQQMAHVNLIPLNPTPGSEWDASPRDRQDAFVQHVRAQGVTCTVRDTRGQDIAAACGQLAAEEK, encoded by the coding sequence ATGACGATTCCTGTACCTCTCGCCCGTGGCCCCCGTCGAGGGCTCCCTCCAACGCACTTTGCCGATCTTACCCTCTCCGAGGTTAAGAACAAGATGCGTGAACTTGGGATGCCTGCCTTCCGTGCGGACCAAATCGCTCGTCACTATTACGGCCGTTATGAAGCGGATCCGCTGCAAATGACCGACCTTCCCACCGGCGTCCGAGAAGCAGTGAAGGATGCCCTATTCCCGCAGCTCCTCAGCCCGGTTCGCTATATTGAGGCAGATGGGGGAGCAACCCAGAAGACACTCTGGAAGTCGCCGGACGGCACCGTCCTTGAATCCGTTCTCATGCGCTACAGTGACCGTGCGACGCTCTGTATCTCCTCACAAGCAGGGTGCGCACAGGCCTGCCCCTTCTGTGCCACGGGACAGCTGGGCATTCAACGCCAACTCTCGGCTGCGGAGATCGTTGAGCAAGTACGTGTGGCGGCCAGCACTATGGAAAAGGGAGAAATGGAGGGCGGCCCGGGACGTCTCTCCAACGTGGTGTTCATGGGGATGGGAGAGCCGCTCGCCAACTACAAACGAGTCCTGCGGGCAATTCGTCAGATTACCGCACCCATTCCACAAGGTTTTGGTATCTCACAACGTCACGTTACGGTGTCGACAGTAGGGGTGGCTCCCGCTATTCGCCGTTTGGCGGATGAAGATCTCGCCGTCACCCTGGCCATTTCTCTGCACTGCCCCGACGACGAACTTCGCAATACCCTCGTTCCCGCCAATAACCGTTGGCCTCTTGCCGATGTCATCGATGCGGCTAAGTATTACGCGGATCGCACGGGCCGTCGCATCTCGATTGAATATGCATTTATTCGCGACGTCAATGATCAACTTTGGCGCGCTGACATGCTCGGCCAGCTCCTCCATCGGGAGCTTCAGCAGATGGCACATGTCAACCTCATCCCTCTCAACCCCACTCCCGGAAGTGAATGGGATGCTTCTCCCCGAGACCGCCAAGACGCCTTTGTCCAGCATGTGCGTGCGCAGGGTGTGACATGCACCGTGCGAGATACTCGCGGCCAAGACATCGCGGCAGCTTGTGGTCAGCTCGCTGCGGAAGAGAAGTAG
- a CDS encoding M23 family metallopeptidase, whose product MGQVAEPGYDPPIPGTTVRGFSVGPERWSQGHRGVDLASHVGEVVRAAGPGTVSFAGAVVDRPLVVIDHGPSPLVPPGEHLYTVYEPILPVVSAGQVVRQGQQVGTVIAGHQGCPGVCMHWGARWGHGHAVEYLNPWLVVRNLPLSLLRWVD is encoded by the coding sequence ATGGGTCAGGTGGCGGAACCCGGCTACGATCCGCCGATACCGGGGACCACGGTGCGCGGATTTTCCGTTGGGCCTGAACGTTGGTCACAGGGACATCGTGGTGTAGATCTAGCTAGCCATGTGGGGGAAGTTGTTCGTGCTGCGGGCCCGGGTACTGTCAGTTTTGCTGGGGCTGTTGTGGATCGGCCACTTGTGGTTATCGATCATGGGCCTTCCCCTCTCGTTCCTCCAGGCGAACACCTGTATACAGTGTATGAACCAATTCTCCCTGTGGTATCAGCAGGCCAGGTAGTTCGCCAGGGCCAACAAGTAGGAACCGTCATCGCTGGACACCAAGGTTGCCCAGGCGTGTGTATGCACTGGGGAGCGCGGTGGGGCCATGGGCATGCGGTAGAGTATCTGAACCCCTGGCTAGTGGTGAGGAACCTGCCGCTCAGCTTGCTCCGGTGGGTGGACTGA
- the hemH gene encoding ferrochelatase, with protein sequence MKNGCLIVNLGSPDEPTEGAIRAFLASMLSDRCVVNLPPVLWKPILHSIILRIRPRKLIDRYRAIWTPGGSPLAVITQQQCDMLQEALPDVDVKYAFCASSPTIEEVLTDWDIDALTVIPLYPQFATSTVTPVVNRVLDFYDALDQSDQSSAQEGTHREAPVHPYLRFVPSFATEAHMIGWYHQQIECYLKTGECDHLLLSFHGVPNQRYHLAAHYKAQCCATRDAIAAAFPDLTVSMSFQSKFGPGEWLGPTTQQRVTELPQEGVNNLVVATPAFVADCLETLEEVRLGYRDQFLASGGQSYRVISPINADPAFTRTLVSLYHSVESTSPAPLCKG encoded by the coding sequence ATGAAGAACGGGTGCCTGATTGTCAACCTAGGTAGCCCGGATGAGCCTACTGAAGGCGCAATCCGAGCATTTCTCGCCTCCATGCTTAGTGACCGCTGCGTCGTCAATCTTCCTCCCGTCTTATGGAAGCCCATTCTGCATAGCATCATTTTGCGAATTCGCCCGCGAAAACTCATCGATCGCTATCGCGCAATATGGACACCTGGAGGATCCCCTCTCGCAGTGATCACCCAGCAGCAGTGTGACATGCTTCAAGAAGCTTTACCTGACGTCGATGTGAAGTATGCTTTCTGTGCCTCCTCACCCACCATTGAAGAGGTACTTACAGACTGGGATATCGATGCCCTCACCGTCATTCCCCTTTACCCCCAATTTGCGACCTCCACCGTCACACCAGTCGTGAATCGTGTCCTCGACTTTTACGATGCACTCGACCAGAGTGACCAAAGTTCCGCTCAAGAAGGTACGCACAGGGAGGCACCGGTACATCCCTATCTTCGATTCGTCCCCAGCTTCGCCACGGAAGCACATATGATCGGCTGGTATCACCAGCAAATAGAGTGCTATCTGAAAACGGGGGAGTGCGACCACCTTTTGTTGTCCTTCCACGGTGTCCCCAATCAGCGGTACCACCTGGCAGCACACTATAAAGCGCAATGCTGTGCAACCCGTGATGCTATTGCTGCCGCCTTCCCCGACCTAACCGTCTCCATGAGTTTTCAATCAAAATTTGGTCCAGGGGAGTGGCTTGGCCCCACAACACAACAGCGCGTCACCGAGCTGCCGCAGGAAGGCGTCAACAACCTCGTTGTAGCAACACCCGCTTTTGTCGCAGACTGTTTGGAAACCTTGGAGGAAGTGCGCCTCGGCTATCGTGATCAATTCCTCGCTTCAGGAGGCCAATCATACCGGGTCATTAGCCCCATCAATGCAGATCCTGCGTTTACGCGCACCCTAGTTTCGCTCTACCACTCGGTGGAAAGTACCTCACCCGCACCGCTGTGTAAGGGTTGA
- the frr gene encoding ribosome recycling factor, whose product MIEEILFEAEDKMDKTVEHTRENLSTIRAGRATAAMFNHVMADYYGVMTPINQMATINIPEARLVLIKPYEQSQMANIENAIRNSDLGFNPANDGQVLRINVPQLTEERRRELTKQAKSKGEDGKIAIRGIRRKAMEDLKKMDKDGEAGEDEVKAAEKDVDALTKKYTQNIDEMVAAKETDLMEV is encoded by the coding sequence ATGATCGAGGAGATTCTCTTCGAAGCAGAAGACAAGATGGATAAGACTGTGGAGCACACCCGTGAGAACCTCAGTACTATTCGTGCCGGGCGTGCGACAGCCGCCATGTTTAACCACGTTATGGCCGACTATTACGGGGTGATGACTCCCATCAACCAGATGGCCACCATCAATATCCCCGAGGCGCGTCTCGTCCTCATCAAGCCCTATGAGCAGAGCCAAATGGCCAATATTGAGAATGCCATCCGTAACTCTGACCTGGGGTTTAACCCCGCTAATGATGGTCAGGTGCTACGCATCAATGTGCCACAACTTACTGAAGAACGCCGTCGTGAACTGACTAAGCAGGCTAAGTCAAAAGGGGAGGACGGCAAGATCGCTATTCGTGGCATTCGCCGGAAGGCCATGGAAGATCTGAAGAAAATGGATAAGGATGGCGAAGCTGGTGAGGATGAAGTCAAGGCTGCCGAAAAGGACGTTGACGCACTCACCAAGAAGTACACCCAGAATATCGATGAGATGGTGGCCGCTAAGGAAACCGATCTCATGGAGGTGTAA
- the tsf gene encoding translation elongation factor Ts: protein MANFTAADVKRLREITGSGMMACKNALTESEGDFDKAVEILRIQGAKDVGKRAERATAQGLVASKDGVVIELNAETDFVAKNDQFINLADKIVNLAAEKRPADLDELLALDLDGETVADAVQALSAIIGEKMQLARYGKLDGQVSTYMHKRSADLPPQVAVLVQYEGDGEAAAHAAAMQIAALKPSYVTRDEVPADVVAKEHEIAEATAREEGKPEQALPKIVEGRLNGFFKDVCLVDQPSVAESKKTVGQVLDEAGVKVLAFLRYEVGQH, encoded by the coding sequence ATGGCCAATTTCACCGCTGCAGACGTGAAGCGTCTCCGCGAAATCACCGGCTCCGGCATGATGGCCTGTAAGAACGCCCTCACCGAGTCTGAAGGTGACTTTGACAAGGCTGTCGAAATCCTGCGTATCCAGGGTGCCAAGGACGTGGGTAAGCGTGCTGAGCGCGCTACCGCTCAGGGCCTGGTTGCTTCTAAGGATGGCGTCGTTATCGAGCTGAATGCCGAGACTGACTTCGTCGCCAAGAACGACCAGTTCATCAACCTGGCTGACAAGATCGTCAACCTGGCTGCCGAGAAGCGCCCCGCCGACCTCGATGAGCTGCTGGCTCTCGACCTCGACGGCGAGACCGTTGCTGACGCTGTGCAGGCTCTTTCTGCTATCATCGGCGAAAAGATGCAGCTTGCCCGCTACGGTAAGCTGGACGGTCAGGTATCCACCTACATGCACAAGCGCTCTGCCGATCTGCCTCCGCAGGTTGCCGTACTCGTCCAGTACGAGGGTGACGGGGAGGCTGCTGCCCACGCTGCCGCTATGCAGATTGCAGCACTGAAGCCGAGCTACGTCACCCGTGACGAAGTTCCCGCCGATGTCGTCGCTAAGGAGCACGAGATCGCCGAGGCTACCGCTCGTGAAGAAGGCAAGCCGGAGCAAGCCCTTCCGAAGATCGTTGAGGGTCGCCTCAACGGCTTCTTCAAGGACGTCTGCTTGGTTGATCAGCCCTCCGTTGCAGAGAGCAAGAAGACTGTCGGCCAGGTCCTCGACGAAGCTGGTGTGAAGGTTCTCGCCTTCCTCCGCTACGAGGTCGGTCAGCACTAA
- a CDS encoding LapA family protein produces the protein MSIKNTDSQPITGSPAPGVSTTSTVNAPAVPPTDRTDPSPALSTSEKSAKTSSKVGATWVFLFLGMLLLILLLVFVLQNLDQVSMTLFTAQISFPLGVGMLLAAIAGALIMTLIGSVRIIQLRRQVARSTHKDTTKL, from the coding sequence ATGAGCATTAAAAATACCGATTCTCAGCCGATCACCGGTTCCCCTGCACCCGGTGTCTCGACAACTTCCACGGTGAACGCTCCGGCAGTTCCTCCCACTGATCGTACGGATCCCTCCCCTGCCTTGTCGACCTCCGAAAAGTCCGCTAAGACTTCCAGTAAAGTAGGTGCGACCTGGGTTTTCCTGTTCCTGGGGATGCTTCTTCTCATCCTGTTGTTAGTCTTTGTTCTGCAGAATCTCGATCAGGTGTCCATGACCCTCTTTACTGCGCAGATCTCCTTCCCCCTGGGCGTGGGGATGCTTCTTGCCGCTATCGCAGGTGCTCTCATCATGACGCTCATTGGATCGGTACGCATCATTCAGTTACGTCGCCAGGTGGCACGGAGTACACACAAAGACACAACCAAACTCTAA
- a CDS encoding tyrosine-type recombinase/integrase has translation MGRGHRALSTVHAELPTPWSLDLAEFGDYVLVRLQLSANTQRSYLADAHGLIDFLLHVTQPGADRETITEANWNIITLPLLRKWLSRDVTRGVSSATIARHIASARVLCGWAVRTGRMATDPSTRLQTPPVKKQLPQVVHHKQMDKVLADLATAADEGNPVAIRDWLIIELLYDTGIRVAELVNLDLSAIDQERRVLRVIGKGNKERTVPYGCPAQRALTAWLQTGRPQLANQRSHQALIIGARGGRIDPRIVRDVVHTSTGEMPGGVEMAPHGLRHSAATALLEGGADLRVVQELLGHASLSTTQLYTHVSPERLRAVHKQAHPRG, from the coding sequence ATGGGACGTGGACATCGAGCACTCAGCACCGTTCATGCCGAACTACCTACCCCGTGGTCCCTCGACCTCGCTGAGTTCGGCGACTATGTCCTCGTGCGATTGCAATTGTCTGCCAATACCCAACGCTCCTATCTCGCCGACGCGCATGGCCTCATTGATTTTCTCCTTCACGTCACCCAACCAGGAGCAGATCGAGAGACCATAACAGAGGCTAACTGGAACATCATTACGCTTCCGCTGCTTCGGAAATGGCTCTCCCGTGATGTTACCCGTGGCGTTTCCTCAGCCACCATTGCTCGCCATATCGCATCGGCCCGCGTGCTGTGCGGGTGGGCGGTACGGACAGGGCGAATGGCGACGGACCCCTCCACCCGCCTACAAACTCCGCCGGTGAAAAAACAGCTTCCGCAAGTTGTCCACCATAAGCAGATGGATAAAGTGTTGGCTGATCTTGCCACCGCAGCAGACGAAGGGAACCCGGTAGCGATCCGTGACTGGCTCATAATTGAGTTGCTGTACGACACCGGAATTCGTGTCGCAGAACTCGTCAACCTTGATCTTTCCGCTATTGACCAGGAAAGACGTGTCCTTCGCGTCATTGGTAAAGGCAACAAAGAGCGCACTGTTCCCTACGGATGTCCCGCACAGCGGGCATTGACGGCCTGGCTACAGACCGGCCGCCCCCAACTGGCCAATCAACGTTCCCACCAAGCGCTCATCATCGGTGCGCGAGGTGGCCGCATCGATCCCCGCATCGTCCGGGACGTCGTGCATACCTCCACCGGCGAGATGCCCGGCGGGGTAGAGATGGCACCACATGGATTGCGACACTCTGCCGCCACTGCGCTTCTGGAAGGCGGCGCAGATTTGCGGGTAGTGCAAGAGCTATTGGGGCACGCATCGCTCTCTACCACGCAACTTTATACGCATGTTTCTCCGGAGCGTCTTCGCGCTGTCCATAAACAGGCACATCCGCGCGGATAG
- a CDS encoding M50 family metallopeptidase: MTFALGIILFIIGIAVSVALHEAGHLLTAKWSGMRVRAYFIGFGPTLFSRRKGETEYGIKALPLGGFCDIAGMTILDENLTEEEAPDVMYKKPAWKRIIVMLGGIFMNILLGIVLIWVVAAAWGLPNMNSPMVTRVAATTCVADQRTDGSVADCAGKGPAGTAGVQAGDIITHVNGTRIKDPNQVISLTQSATSVVIYTVERAGKNYTFRIDPQPALRLVKKPGADKDSKGTLRRVAVAGVSVRQEPLEPLRHYNVATAVPAAVSFSWDLNGAIAKALVNIPSQLPGLVKSIFGGERSANSPMSVVGASVAGGDALAFGSWPVFLMLLAQINFCLALFNLIPLPPLDGGHVMVIIYEKLRDAIRRLHGKEPLGPADYSKLLPLTTIVVGLLVLLFIVTVVADVVNPVRLMQ, from the coding sequence ATGACTTTTGCCCTCGGCATTATTCTTTTTATCATTGGCATCGCCGTTTCGGTGGCGCTCCATGAAGCGGGGCATTTGCTTACCGCCAAATGGTCGGGAATGCGCGTTCGAGCCTATTTCATTGGTTTCGGACCGACACTGTTTTCCCGCCGTAAAGGGGAAACCGAGTACGGTATCAAGGCATTGCCCCTGGGCGGTTTCTGCGATATCGCTGGTATGACCATCTTGGATGAGAATCTCACCGAAGAAGAAGCTCCCGATGTCATGTATAAAAAGCCTGCCTGGAAACGCATCATTGTGATGCTGGGTGGCATCTTTATGAACATTCTCCTGGGCATTGTCCTCATCTGGGTGGTTGCGGCAGCATGGGGTCTTCCCAATATGAACTCACCCATGGTGACGCGTGTCGCCGCCACAACCTGTGTGGCGGACCAGCGTACAGACGGCTCAGTTGCCGATTGTGCTGGTAAAGGTCCGGCAGGCACTGCCGGTGTACAAGCGGGAGACATTATCACGCATGTCAATGGGACCCGAATTAAGGATCCCAATCAGGTCATTTCGCTCACTCAATCTGCAACGTCGGTGGTGATCTACACCGTCGAGCGAGCCGGTAAGAACTACACCTTCCGTATTGATCCGCAACCGGCGCTGCGATTAGTGAAAAAACCGGGTGCAGATAAAGACAGCAAAGGGACGCTTCGCCGGGTTGCCGTGGCTGGGGTGAGCGTTCGACAGGAGCCGCTCGAACCTCTCCGCCACTACAATGTGGCGACTGCCGTGCCCGCTGCCGTCAGTTTCTCCTGGGATCTGAATGGAGCCATCGCAAAGGCCCTTGTCAATATTCCGTCCCAGCTTCCCGGCCTCGTGAAATCCATTTTTGGTGGCGAGCGGTCAGCGAATAGCCCGATGAGTGTGGTTGGTGCTTCGGTGGCAGGTGGTGATGCCCTAGCGTTTGGCTCTTGGCCGGTCTTCTTAATGCTGCTGGCACAGATTAACTTCTGCTTAGCACTCTTTAACCTTATTCCATTGCCGCCTTTGGATGGCGGTCACGTGATGGTCATCATCTACGAGAAACTGCGGGATGCCATCCGCCGTCTCCACGGTAAAGAGCCATTGGGGCCAGCCGACTACTCCAAGCTGCTCCCACTGACCACAATTGTGGTAGGTCTCCTGGTTTTGTTGTTTATCGTGACGGTAGTCGCCGATGTGGTGAACCCAGTGCGGCTTATGCAGTAA
- the rpsB gene encoding 30S ribosomal protein S2, producing the protein MAVVTMKQLLDAGAHFGHQTRRWNPKMKRFIFTERNGIYIIDLQQTLTSIDEAYDFVKQTVAHGGNVLFVGTKKQAQEAIEEEAKRVGMPYVNHRWLGGMLTNFQTVHKRLLRLKELENMEQTGGFEGRTKKEILMLTREKTKLERSLGGIRDMTKVPSVMWVIDTNKEHLAIAEAKKLNIPVVGILDTNCDPDDVDYPIPANDDAIRSDAILTKVIASAIAEGLQARAEQVAKKDVADKPGEGEPLAEWEAEQLAAAAADAPAEEAAAKESPAAEEAPAADAAADAE; encoded by the coding sequence ATGGCTGTTGTAACTATGAAGCAGCTGCTCGACGCAGGTGCACACTTTGGTCATCAGACCCGCCGTTGGAACCCCAAGATGAAGCGTTTCATCTTCACCGAACGCAACGGCATCTACATCATCGACCTCCAGCAGACCCTCACCTCCATCGATGAGGCCTATGACTTCGTTAAGCAGACCGTTGCCCACGGCGGCAATGTGCTCTTCGTTGGCACCAAGAAGCAAGCCCAGGAAGCGATTGAGGAAGAAGCCAAGCGCGTAGGTATGCCCTACGTCAACCACCGCTGGCTGGGCGGCATGCTGACCAACTTCCAGACCGTTCACAAGCGTCTTCTCCGTCTCAAGGAACTGGAGAACATGGAGCAGACTGGTGGCTTCGAAGGCCGCACCAAGAAGGAAATTCTCATGCTTACCCGTGAGAAGACCAAGCTGGAGCGCAGCCTCGGCGGTATTCGCGACATGACCAAGGTTCCCTCCGTCATGTGGGTTATTGACACTAACAAGGAACACTTGGCTATCGCTGAAGCCAAGAAGCTTAACATCCCGGTCGTCGGTATTCTCGATACCAACTGTGACCCCGACGACGTTGACTACCCGATCCCGGCTAACGACGATGCTATCCGTTCCGACGCCATTCTCACCAAGGTGATCGCCTCCGCTATCGCCGAAGGTCTGCAGGCTCGCGCCGAACAGGTTGCCAAGAAGGACGTCGCCGACAAGCCCGGCGAAGGCGAACCGCTTGCTGAGTGGGAAGCTGAGCAGCTTGCTGCCGCTGCTGCTGACGCTCCTGCCGAAGAAGCTGCCGCGAAAGAGTCCCCGGCTGCTGAAGAAGCTCCGGCTGCCGATGCTGCCGCTGACGCCGAGTAA
- a CDS encoding phosphatidate cytidylyltransferase, which translates to MSTTPEPAQTLKRKRNPGRNLPAAFGTGIVLGGFILLIVLGVPALTDNTLIIQLVWSVVAAIMVGLGLHEVLTHLKAHGYRLPPVVMHIMAQAIVWSALAGITGIMVAFLLSIMLFSVIRLFLDGNKASPTGWLRDTSMGGFLLAWIPLMGAFTTVLMGFESADGTLKGNLLLVTFIVTVVCSDTGGYTFGVLWGKHPLAPKVSPKKSWEGLTGSLVFALIAAILMTVFLLKLPWWVGIVLAVGLVFSDIFGDLAESQVKRELGIKDMSNLLPGHGGMMDRVDGMLPSAAMTWVVLTIAVSLNGLF; encoded by the coding sequence GTGTCGACCACCCCAGAGCCCGCGCAAACACTGAAGAGGAAGCGAAACCCCGGGCGTAATCTGCCAGCTGCATTCGGAACAGGCATCGTTTTGGGCGGGTTTATTCTTCTCATCGTTCTCGGTGTCCCTGCCCTTACCGACAACACCCTGATTATTCAGCTTGTGTGGAGTGTCGTGGCAGCCATCATGGTGGGGCTTGGGCTGCATGAAGTGCTCACGCATCTGAAAGCGCACGGATACCGCTTACCACCTGTCGTGATGCACATCATGGCGCAGGCGATCGTGTGGTCGGCACTGGCTGGTATCACCGGAATCATGGTGGCATTCCTGCTGTCTATCATGCTGTTCTCAGTAATTCGCCTATTCCTCGATGGGAATAAAGCATCTCCGACAGGTTGGTTGCGAGATACCAGCATGGGGGGCTTCTTGCTAGCATGGATCCCTCTCATGGGCGCTTTCACTACCGTCCTGATGGGCTTTGAGTCTGCCGATGGCACCCTGAAAGGTAACCTCCTCCTCGTGACGTTCATCGTCACAGTTGTGTGCTCCGACACCGGCGGGTATACCTTCGGTGTGCTGTGGGGTAAACACCCACTCGCCCCGAAAGTCAGTCCGAAGAAATCCTGGGAAGGCCTCACTGGGTCCCTCGTCTTCGCACTGATTGCCGCTATCCTCATGACCGTCTTTTTGCTCAAGCTTCCCTGGTGGGTTGGTATTGTGCTAGCAGTAGGTCTGGTCTTCTCGGATATCTTCGGTGATCTGGCGGAGTCGCAGGTTAAGCGTGAGCTGGGCATTAAAGATATGAGTAACCTGCTTCCTGGACATGGCGGAATGATGGACCGGGTTGACGGTATGCTTCCGAGCGCGGCTATGACATGGGTTGTCCTCACCATCGCTGTTTCCCTCAACGGGCTGTTCTAA